A single genomic interval of Oryza sativa Japonica Group chromosome 7, ASM3414082v1 harbors:
- the LOC4342391 gene encoding LRR receptor-like serine/threonine-protein kinase GHR1 encodes MGILGSFLVLLLLAAPAFGQLPSQDILALLAFKKGITHDPAGFITDSWNDESIDFNGCPASWNGIVCNGANVAGVVLDGHGISGVADLSVFVNLTMLVKLSMANNNLSGSLPSNVGSLKSLKFMDISNNRFSGPIPDNIGNLRSLQNLSLARNNFSGPLPDSIDGLASLQSLDVSGNSLSGPLPSSLKGLRSMVALNLSYNAFTKGIPSGLGLLVNLQSLDLSWNQLEGGVDWKFLIESTVAHVDFSGNLLTSTTPKELKFLADISETVLYLNLSNNKLTGSLIDGVELSTFGRLKVLDLSHNQLSGDLPGFNYVYDLEVLRLANNAFTGFVPSGLLKGDSLVLSELDLSANNLTGHINMITSTTLQVINLSSNALFGDLPMLAGSCTVLDLSNNKFKGNLSVIAKWSNDLEYVDLSQNNLTGTIPDVSSQFLRLNYLNLSHNSLADTIPEAVVQYPKLTVLDLSSNQFRGPIPANLLTSSMLQELYIHDNMLSGGLSFPGSSSKNLSLQVLDISGNHFNGSLPDEIASLSSLQALDISTNNFSGPLPASITKLAALTALDISINQFTGSLPDALPDTLQSFNASYNDLSGVVPVNLRKFPESSFHPGNSRLDYPASSSGSGSSSGSAGGRSLSAAAKIALIAASIVALVILILVAIVCHYKQISRQFPSSEKVSDKNLHKTSKDMASTKGKDDKGGLVVSADELGAPRKGSTSEALSQEEKLSGVGGFSPSKGSRFSWSPDSGEAYTQEGLARLDVRSPDRLAGELHFLDETITLTPEELSRAPAEVLGRSSHGTSYRATLENGVFLTVKWLREGVARPKKEFSKEAKKFANIRHPNVVGLRGYYWGPTAHEKLILSDYVSPGSLASFLYDRPGRRGPPLTWAQRLKIAVDVARGLNYLHFDRAMPHGNLKATNILLDGLDLNARVADYCLHRLMTQAGVVEQILDLGVLGYRAPELAASKKPSPSFKSDVYAFGVVLLELLTGRCAGDVVSGSEGGVDLTDWVRLRVAEGRGSDCFDPAMASDSENQVSVKGMKDVLGIALRCIRPVSERPGIKSVYEDLSSI; translated from the exons ATGGGGATTCTTGGGAGTTTTTTGGTGCTGCTCCTGCTTGCTGCCCCTGCATTTGGCCAGCTACCTTCACAGGACATCCTTGCGCTCCTTGCTTTCAAGAAGGGCATCACTCATGACCCTGCTGGATTCATCACCGATTCGTGGAACGACGAGTCGATTGATTTCAATGGCTGTCCGGCTTCCTGGAACGGCATCGTGTGCAATGGCGCAAACGTGGCAGGGGTTGTGCTTGATGGCCATGGCATCTCCGGTGTCGCCGATCTGTCCGTGTTCGTCAATCTGACTATGCTTGTGAAGCTCTCTATGGCCAATAACAATCTGTCTGGGAGCCTGCCGAGCAATGTGGGTAGTCTGAAGAGCCTGAAGTTCATGGATATCTCAAACAACCGGTTCTCGGGGCCGATTCCTGATAACATAGGCAATCTCCGGAGCCTGCAGAACCTGTCGCTTGCCAGGAACAACTTCTCAGGGCCACTGCCTGACTCCATCGATGGGCTTGCGTCGCTTCAGTCACTGGATGTGAGTGGAAACTCTTTGTCTGGTCCATTGCCTTCATCTCTGAAAGGTCTCCGCAGCATGGTTGCTCTGAACCTCTCATACAATGCCTTCACAAAGGGCATCCCATCTGGGCTTGGCCTTCTTGTGAATCTCCAATCTTTGGATCTAAGCTGGAATCAATTGGAAGGCGGTGTTGATTGGAAATTCTTGATTGAGTCAACTGTTGCTCATGTTGACTTCAGTGGGAACTTGCTCACCAGTACCACCCCCAAAGAGCTCAAGTTCCTGGCAGATATTTCAGAGACAGTTCTATATCTCAACTTGAGCAACAATAAGTTGACTGGGTCATTGATTGATGGAGTTGAGCTCTCGACATTTGGGAGATTGAAGGTGCTTGATCTGAGCCATAATCAGTTATCTGGAGACTTGCCAGGGTTCAATTATGTCTATGATCTTGAAGTTTTGCGACTGGCAAACAATGCATTCACGGGGTTTGTACCTAGTGGACTTCTGAAAGGGGATTCTCTGGTTCTCAGTGAGCTGGACCTGAGTGCAAATAATCTGACTG GACACATCAATATGATCACATCGACCACCTTGCAAGTTATTAATCTTTCCTCCAATGCTCTCTTTGGGGATCTTCCAATGCTTGCTGGAAGCTGCACTGTGTTAGATCTGTCAAATAACAAGTTTAAAGGAAATTTGTCAGTTATTGCCAAATGGAGCAATGATTTGGAGTATGTTGATCTTAGCCAGAACAATCTAACTGGAACAATTCCTGATGTGAGCTCTCAATTCCTTCGCTTGAACTACCTGAATCTTTCCCATAATTCCCTAGCTGACACCATCCCTGAAGCTGTTGTTCAGTACCCCAAACTCACTGTCCTTGATCTCAGCTCCAATCAGTTCAGAGGTCCTATTCCTGCTAATTTACTCACTTCGTCCATGCTGCAAGAGCTCTACATCCACGACAATATGCTTAGTGGAGGTCTATCATTTCCAGGATCATCGTCAAAAAATCTGAGTCTTCAAGTTCTTGATATTTCTGGAAATCACTTTAATGGCAGCCTCCCTGATGAAATAGCATCTTTATCTAGCCTCCAAGCTCTTGATATATCTACAAACAATTTCTCTGGTCCTTTGCCAGCCTCTATCACCAAGCTTGCAGCGCTCACTGCTCTCGACATATCAATAAACCAGTTCACTGGGTCATTGCCTGATGCACTTCCAGATACATTGCAATCATTCAATGCCTCTTATAATGATCTATCTGGTGTTGTTCCAGTGAACTTGAGGAAGTTTCCAGAATCTTCCTTCCATCCTGGGAACTCGAGACTAGACTATCCTGCTAGCTCTTCTGGGTCTGGCAGTTCCTCTGGTTCAGCTGGTGGCAGGTCACTCAGTGCAGCAGCTAAAATAGCACTTATAGCAGCTAGTATCGTTGCTCTTGTCATCCTTATCCTTGTTGCCATTGTTTGCCATTACAAGCAAATCTCACGGCAGTTCCCTAGCTCAGAAAAGGTTTCAGACAAGAACCTCCACAAGACTAGCAAAGACATGGCCAGTACAAAAGGAAAGGATGACAAAGGTGGTTTGGTGGTCTCAGCAGATGAGCTTGGTGCTCCTCGAAAGGGCTCTACATCTGAAGCACTAAGCCAAGAAGAGAAGCTGTCAGGTGTAGGGGGATTTTCCCCATCCAAAGGTAGCCGCTTCTCTTGGTCACCAGATTCTGGAGAGGCATACACCCAGGAAGGCCTGGCACGGTTGGATGTCAGATCACCTGACAGGTTAGCAGGGGAGTTGCACTTCCTGGATGAAACAATCACACTGACACCGGAGGAATTGTCAAGGGCACCGGCTGAGGTTCTTGGGAGGAGCAGCCACGGGACTTCGTACAGAGCAACACTTGAGAATGGTGTCTTCCTAACAGTGAAATGGCTGAGGGAAGGTGTTGCAAGGCCCAAGAAAGAGTTCTCGAAGGAGGCCAAGAAGTTTGCAAACATTAGGCATCCCAATGTTGTTGGCTTGCGTGGTTACTACTGGGGTCCAACAGCACATGAAAAACTGATCTTGTCGGATTATGTTTCACCAGGAAGTCTTGCGAGCTTTTTGTACG ATCGTCCAGGAAGGAGAGGCCCTCCACTGACCTGGGCGCAACGGCTGAAGATCGCAGTTGATGTCGCGCGTGGCCTGAACTACCTCCATTTTGACCGAGCGATGCCTCATGGAAACCTCAAGGCTACCAACATCTTGTTGGACGGACTTGACCTCAATGCCCGTGTCGCTGACTACTGCCTGCACCGCCTGATGACCCAGGCTGGAGTTGTTGAGCAGATCCTCGACCTGGGCGTGCTAGGCTACCGTGCCCCAGAGCTAGCAGCGTCCAAGAAGCCATCTCCCTCGTTCAAGTCTGACGTGTACGCCTTCGGTGTCGTGCTGCTGGAGCTCCTAACTGGCAGGTGTGCTGGGGATGTTGTCTCGGGTTCTGAAGGTGGTGTTGACCTGACTGATTGGGTCCGTCTGCGGGTGGCTGAAGGTCGGGGATCAGATTGCTTTGATCCAGCCATGGCTTCAGATTCTGAGAACCAAGTTTCTGTCAAGGGCATGAAGGATGTGCTGGGCATTGCCTTGAGATGCATCCGGCCGGTCTCTGAAAGACCTGGGATCAAGTCTGTGTATGAGGATCTTTCATCAATCTAG